GTGCGGCTTAAGCCTGAGATTTTTCAGGAGCAAGATCAATATGGGCGTTGTGATCAAGATGCTTCCATCATTATTGAATAGCAGAGTCATTAAAAAGCATAATAATTGAATGTACCAATATAGGCGATGACCCGAGCCTCTCGCAAGGATGGCGAGCCTTGCAGCCGCCCAGTGAAAAAAGCCGAAGCTTTCCAGAATGACAGCCATCACGATCGTTGCCATGATGGTGATCGATGCCCCGCCAATTTTACTGAGGATATCCAAAATGTCGCCATGGGATACCGTGCCGGATAGTAAAATCACCGCTGCACCGATTGAAGCTGGCCATGCTTCATTTATACCTCCCGGCCTCCATAATATGACGATCATTGTCATGACGAACACAAAAATAGCCATTCCAATTTCGAAATGCATGCTGTTCTCTCCTTTGGGCCTTGAGCCATTGGACCCTACTTGTCCAATTCCTATATGTATATTCCTCTTTAAGGAAAAGGAATGGGGTGCTGACCAGGCATATTAAATTGTACCTTTGTCCTTTTAGTGGAAATGTCCGTTTAGGAGAGATGACCAGAGCTGTTGGTACGCATGCCAAAAAGGGAAAACCATTAAGCGGTCTCCCCTTTTGCCTTTTCCGTGACTCTACTTATTTATTTGGAATTCTCCAAGCGTAGTCTCCAAATCATTTATTAATTGTGTTAGCTGACGGGTATATTGAGCAAGTTCATTGGATGAGGCAGCTTGCTCCTCCATCGATGATGCAATTTCTTCTGATGATGCCGTCGTTTGCTGGGAAACAGCGGTGATTTCTTCTATCATTTGCACGACCGTTTCTTTTTGTTGGTTGATGCTTTCAATCGATCGTGTTTCTTCCTGGATCGAAGTGGATATCCTCCCAATCGAATCCTCCAGCTCTCTCATCGCTTCACTTACCGTGATTACGGCATTTTTCTGATTCTTGCTGATTTGATTCGTTTCATTCGTCGTCCTTAACAGTTCCTCCGTATCGGACAGAATGCTCTGGATGATGACCTGAATGTTTTTGGTAGCTTCTTTGGAATCATCCGCCAAGCTCCGTACTTCATTGGCCACTACAGCAAAACCTTTGCCGGACTCACCTGCCCGTGCCGCCTCTATCGACGCATTCAATGATAACAAATTGGTTTGCTCCGATATTTTCGAAATGGCATTCGTCACATCGGAAATGGTTTTCGATTTTTCCACAAGTCTCAAACTCATATCGGTGACCGCCGTAAACGCCAGCTCCAATTTTTGATAAGAGGTTTCCAGTCCGCTGACCTGTTGTTTCCCTGATTCAATTTTTTCCGAAGCAAGCTCCAATACCGATTGGGTCTCCCTGGATTGCTTGGACAATCCATCGATTTCATCACTTAAAACACCGATCGTGCTCGCTCCATGCTCCACTTGTTCCGATTGATTGGACGCGCCCGATGCAATCTCGTCTATCGCGCGTGAAACATCCGTAATCGCCGAGCTGTTTTCTGCAGCTATTTGGCTTAGTCCGGCATTGGCATTCGTCACCGATTCGGCGTTACTGTTCACATTGGCAACCAATTTCCTTAATTTCCCGAGCATGGAGTTATAGCTTTTGCTCAAATCCCCAATCTCGTCATTCGAGTTAATCGCAAATTCGGTTACTAAATCTCCATTTGCCGTCTTTTCTATGACCTTTTTAAAGTCAGCCATGATTTTCGTTAACTTTCCTGCAAGATATAGGGCACATATCGTCCCGAATAAGAGACCTATTAGAATCGATATCAAGACGATTCCTTTAATATCAGCAAGCTTGGATTGGAGGATTTCGTCTGGTGTGAGCGCCAA
This genomic stretch from Peribacillus muralis harbors:
- a CDS encoding methyl-accepting chemotaxis protein, whose protein sequence is MGSSPADKKEKVKRRISIRVKWLLFICVSVFLAIIVAVSIMGVKVTSIFKEDSISLNKSSAQNAAAQINLSMATYENSLEQLSQLISNQVSSGDSIKDVIKTIEAFQKNNEDLISVYYMDGKDGSLNASPKMEFNQDARETKTYTQLTERPETKWMDVYKDTTSGTIMTSVVTPVLVNGKMAGALGYDIDLSTIGKMRSNIEKDSTSSLVILDSQGFIVSSFMKDMDGKNMNPEKSGLEEGVKDFITDTDSFDSEFKWVADLYNGETVANQSLTLGDEDYTGEVSAVAGVNWKVLALTPDEILQSKLADIKGIVLISILIGLLFGTICALYLAGKLTKIMADFKKVIEKTANGDLVTEFAINSNDEIGDLSKSYNSMLGKLRKLVANVNSNAESVTNANAGLSQIAAENSSAITDVSRAIDEIASGASNQSEQVEHGASTIGVLSDEIDGLSKQSRETQSVLELASEKIESGKQQVSGLETSYQKLELAFTAVTDMSLRLVEKSKTISDVTNAISKISEQTNLLSLNASIEAARAGESGKGFAVVANEVRSLADDSKEATKNIQVIIQSILSDTEELLRTTNETNQISKNQKNAVITVSEAMRELEDSIGRISTSIQEETRSIESINQQKETVVQMIEEITAVSQQTTASSEEIASSMEEQAASSNELAQYTRQLTQLINDLETTLGEFQINK